From Amycolatopsis sp. WQ 127309:
AACGGGTCGAAGTCAGTGTGTTCCAGACGGCAAAGAAATATTCAGACAAGGATCGTGCTTCACGTCCTGAATTCCCGGAATCGCTTCTCGGTCAGGATATTTCGTAGAACCCGACAGAACCTGCGACGGTCGACGGGAGATGAATGGCATTTCTTGATACAAGGGTGTCGCCGCGATGCTACGTGCCAGGTATTGCCTCCCGACAAGCACGAAGGAACCAGGCTCTCGCCGGCCGAATGATCGCCCCATCAAGGAGGCACACCATGGCTCGACGCCCGCAGCCCGCGGACGACCGCCCCGCTCGTCGCAGCGACGCGACCCGCCCGCCGCGCTCCCGTCGCGGAGGCGACCTCGCGCCTTATCCCGGCGCCACCGGCCGCGTCTCCGCCGGTCGCGCAGCCACGCGTTCCCGACCCGCGAATGCCTCCACCGGCCGCGCCACGACACCTCCGTCTCCTACGCCGACACCGGCCACCGTCTGGACGTGCGGACCGGATCCCATCGACTCCCACGCACCCTGGCCGGTCCCGATCGTCGAAGCCATCACCACCGCATTCAGCAGTTCCGGCGAGCACGTCGTACTCGCCGTCCCCGACACCGGAACCGGCGTAGCCAGGACGACCATCGCGGAGGCGGTCACGTCCGCGCGGGAAGCCGTGACCGCAGTCGGCCGAACCGCCGAGATCGCCACCTTCGACGCCGCGCAGAGCACCACGGCACCGGTGGCACAGCCGTTCTGGGCGCACCTCGTCACGGACTCCGCCACTCCGTTCACCGGCCTGCTGCCGGTCTCCCCGGACTCGGCGCCCGCCGCCTCGCCGGTGCTGTCCGCCGAGCCGACCTCAGGCGCCCGCGAGCACGTCGATCTGGTCATCGTGTCGCTGCCCGCGCACGCGGCGGAGGGGGTGTCGCTGGATCGTCTGGCGTTGCTCGCGGCCGGTCTGCTGCGTAGCGGCGGCATCTTTGCCGTGTACACGCACAGTGATTGGAACGACGGGGTGCTGGTCGATCCGACCGGGCCGATCGTCGCGGCCTGCCAGCACGCCGACTTGCTCTACCTGCAGCACGTCGTCGCCCTCCACACGCCGCTCCGCGAGAGCCGTTTGCACGCCGAGCCGACCTCACGGGCCTCCGCCGAATACAGCCGCGCGGCGCACCGCGCAGCCACACGCGAACTGCCCACGCCGCACTGGCGCGCCCACAGCGACGTCCTGGTCTTCGCTCAACCCGCCGACCACGACACCGCGCAGTCGCCGGCGACTCCCGAGGAGGACGCATGACACCCCTCGAGCCTGCTCGCCAGTCCCGCCCGCACGCCACGAAAGGTCCCGTCACGATGCACGCTCCGCGCCCGTCCACTCCCGCTGATGCGCCGACGATACCGATCCCGCGGGCGCTCATCGACGACCTCGACGCCGACATCGCCGCGTCCGGGATTGGCCGTTCCTGGCCCGCTGCGGAGACCAACACGGCGACTCCGGACGAGCTGCCGCTGTCGGTGTGGGCGACCGCGCAGACGTCCCCCGCGGCACAGCGCAAAGACCGCTACGTCCCCGAGTCCACCGCCCATCCGGCGAAGATGCTCCCGGCGGTCGCGGCGTACGCGATCCGCCACTACACCCAGCTCGGAGAGCTCGTGTTCGATCCGATGGCCGGGTCCGGGACGACGCTGGTGGAGGCGATCGACGCCGGGCGCCGCGCGGTCGGTGTGGAGTACGAGCCGCACTGGGTGAGCGTCGCCCGCGCGAACCTGCGCCTGGTACGCCGACGCGGGCACGAGCACGACGCCGAGATCCTGCGCGGCGATGCCCGTCGGCTGCCGCACTTGCTGCCCGAGCGCTACCACGGGCAGGCCGCGCTGATCGTCACTTCACCGCCGTACGGGACCTCCACCCACGGACAGGTCGTCACCGCGACCACGGACTCGCCGGACGGGAAGGTGCACAAGTTCCACCACCGCTATGGCAGCGTCCTCGACCGCGGGAATCTGGCCAACGTCGGCCACCACCGGCTGCTGGCGGGGTTCACCCGCGTCCTGATCGGCTGTGCGGCCGTGCTGCGTCCGGGCGGTCACATCGCGATCACCGTGCGGCCGTGGCGCGAGCACGCCGAGCTGATCGACCTGCCCTCGCAGATCATCGCTTGCGGCCGCGCCGCCGGTCTGGTTCCGGTCGAGCGGTGCGTCGCTCTGCTGGCTCGCGTGGCCGACTCCGACCTCGTCGTCCGCGGCTCGTTCTTCCAGCGTGACTTCATCCGCAAGCAGCGCGAGCAGGGACTGCCGCTGCACCTGATCGCGCACGAAGACGTCATCGTGCTCCGCAAGCCCTTCACTCCGGCCACCGCCAAGCGGGCCGCGATCCCGGCTGAGGCGGACCTGCCCCTCTCGCCCATTCGGCAGACGGCATGATCGCAGTCTCGATCAAGCTCGCGATTGCGGGCACGTAATCGAATCTCGACAAGGTGACTTCCTCGATCGTCTCGACGACGGGCGCTACGACCGCACTGGACTCCAACTGGCTACCCAGCCGTCGCAGTAGCGGCGACGCGCGAGCGCGTCGAGGGTGAGGACGGTCGGAATGCCGGAACCGTGCGGCTTGCCGAGCGTAAGGTGATGGAATCTCCCGTCTGGTCGCAGAGTTCTGCGGGGATCGACCACTACGCAGTTTTCATCACTTCCGTTGATTATCACGAGGTGATACTTAATCGCATGAGCACGAAACAATGGTCCGGTCCGGGGGAGCGGCCGATCCACGCGAGAGATGCTCCCAGCGCCCATGGCGAGCAGGGGCTGCTCAGCCGCAGCGCGCGGATTCGGATGGTGTTGCTGCTGGGTTCAGTGGTCGCGATCGGGCCGTTGACCACGGACATGTACCTGCCGGCGCTGCCCGCCATCGGCACCGAGCTGCACGCGAGCGCGTCGGCGATCCAGCTGACCCTGACCGCGACTCTCGCCGGGCTGGCACTCGGGCAGCTGCTGGTCGGGCCGCTTTCGGACCGGGCCGGTCGCCGACGTCCCCTGCTGGCCGGGGTCGCCGTGCACATCGTGGCGTCTGCGCTCTGCCTCGTCGCGCCCGGCCTGCTGGTGCTGGATGTGTTGCGGGTCCTGCAGGGCCTGGGTGCCGCGACGTCGACGGTCATCGCGATGGCGATCGTGCGAGACCTGTTCTCGGACTCGGCGGCGGCGACCGTCCTCTCCCGACTCATGCTGGTCACCGGCGTGTCCCCGATCCTGGGCCCCACGCTAGGTGGGGTGGTGTTGAACTGGACCGACTGGCGCGGGATCTTCGCGGTCATCGCGGTGGTCACGCTGCTGATCGCGATCATCACAGGCATCGCGCTGCCCGAGACGCTGGTCGTCGAGCGGAGGCGCCGCGGGGGCGTCACCGGAACGCTGCGGGACTACCGCACCCTGTTCCGCGACCGTGTCTTCCTGGGGCTGATCCTGGTGACGGGACTGGTGATGAGCACGATCTTCGCCTTCGTGTCGGGTTCGCCCTTCGTGTTCCAGACCTACTTCGGTCTCGACGAGCAGGCGTTCGGCTATATCTTCGGCGCCGGAGCGCTGTGGGTGGTGGTCGGCACCCAGCTCAACGCGCGCTTGCTACGGCGCCGCAGTCCCCAGCGGATCCTCGTCCCGGCTCTGGTCGCGGCCGCGGGTTCCGCAGTGCTGCTCCTGACCCTCGAGGCCACCGGCGCGGGGGGCATCGTCGGCAGCCTGATTCCGCTGTGGATGGTGCTGTTCTCGGTCGGGTTCGCCCTTCCCAACGCCCCCGCGCTCGCGATGTCCCGCCACGGAGAGGCCGCCGGAACCGCCGCCGCGCTGCTCGGCGCCGTCCAGTTCGGCGTCGGCGCGCTCGCCGCGCCAGTGGTCGGGCTCATCGGAACCGGCCCGGCGGCCATGGCCACGGTCATCGCGGCCGGCCTGGTGATCGCACTGCTCGTCTTGGCGCTCGTGGTTCGCCCCCGCGAAACCGTTCGTCCGCTGACTCGCTCGACATCTGAAACGGCATGAGGAGACCTGTTCCGTGAGTTCCGCCCACACCCGCTCCACGGTCGCTCTCATCACCGGCGGCAGCCGGGGCGTCGGTCGCGACACCGCGTTGCGTCTCGCCCAGGACGGCACCGACGTCGTCATCACCTATCGCAGCCACCCCGGCGAGGCGCACGCCGTCGTCGCCGAGTTACGGGCGCTTGGACGCAAGGCCGAGGCGCTTCACCTCGATGTTGCCGACCTGACTTCGTTCCCCGCGTTCACGGCGGCCCTGCGTGCGGCCCTGCGCACCACGTGGGACCGCGCCGATCTCGACCACCTCGTGAACAACGCGGGCCACGGCAGCCTGGTTCCGTTCGCCGAGGTCACCGAGGCCGACTTCGACCATCTGATGAACGTGCACCTCAAAGGCGTGTTCTTCCTGACCCAGCAGCTGCTGCCGCTGCTGCGTGACGGCGGCCGGATCGTCAACGTGTCCTCCGCGCTCACCCGCTTCTCCAACCCCGGCATGTCCGCTTACGCGATCATGAAGGCCGGTGTGGAGATGCTGACCCGCTACCTCGCCCTCGAGCTCGGTCCGCGCGGCATCACGGCCAACGCCGTCGCTCCCGGAGCCACCGCGACCGACTTCGCCGGTGGCTACGCCGGAAGCCCCCAAGGGCGGGAAGCGATCGCCGGCATTACGGCGCTCGGCCGCACCGGGGAACCGGGCGACATCGGGGGCGTCATCTCGGCGCTGCTGGATGATCGGACCGGTTGGATCACTGGGCAGCGCGTCGAGGCCAGCGGCGGCGCGCTGCTCTGAGCCCGGACCCCCGGCCGAGGCCACACCGGCGCGGCCGGGGCACCTATCGTCGAGGAGTGCCCATGGTGACCACCCGGTCCGAGCTGGACCAGGACGACTACCGGATCATCCGCGCCCTGCAGCTGGCGCCTCGGGAGGGGTTCGCGCGGCTCGGTGAGGTGCTCGGCGTGTCGGAGGCGACCGTCGCGCGCCGCTACCGGCGGTTGCGCCAAGCCGGTGTCCTGCACGTGGCCGGTGTTGTCGACCCGGCGGCACTGGGACAGAGCGAATGGGTGGTGCGCGTCCGATGCCGCCCGGACAGCACACCGGCCATCGCGGAGGCTCTCGCCGTGCGCGACGACGTCGGCTGGGTGTCTCTCAACGCCGCGGGCTCCGAGGTGACCTGTGCGCTGCGTTCCCGCTCCGAGGCCGACCGCGAGCACCTGCTCGTCGAACTGCTGCCGCGGGTCGCGACCGTCCTGGACATCACCGCGTCGGTCGTGATGCACGTCTTCTCGACTGGGTGCACCCGCGACTGGACCGCGCTCGAGGTTGCCCTCACCCCTCAGGAAACCCTCGCACTCGGCGGTGCGGTGAGCCGTCGGCCCCCGCAGCCCCCGACCACCCTGCAGCCGCAGGACGAGGCCATCCTGTCCGCCCTCGCCGCCGACGGCCGGGCCACGCACGTCGAACTCGCCACGGCTGCGGACATCAGCCCCGCTCGCGCCGCTCGGCGCGTACAGGCACTGCTGGAGTCCGGGGTCCTGCACCTGGACGTGGCACTGTCGCGAGCCGCGCTGGGCTTCACTACGCGGGCGGACTTGTGGCTGCAGGTGGCCCCGAGTGCGGTGCGTGCCGTGGGCAAGGAGCTGAGCGCCATGCCGGAGGTCGCCTTCGCTGCCGGGATCTCCGGCACCCACAACATGCACGCCGCCGTGAGCTGCCGCACCCTGGAGGACCTGTTCGGCTTTGTCACCGATCGCATCGGCGCGCTCGACGGCGTTCGTGTCGTCGAAGTCTCACCGGTGCTGCGGCAGCTCAAGCAGTTCAACACACCGATGACCGGAAACCGGCTCACTGCGCCACGGCCGAAGAAGCCATCAACGCGACGTCCCGGCTGAACCCTGCCGCTGCCGCAGACGCCTCACGTCTCCGCCGCCCGGGATCACGCCGAAGGCCCATGCCGGTGTGGCGCCAAGCGGTGCTGTCGGCGGTTCTCGCTGCGTTTCCCGTCAGAGGTGTTCGGACCGCCTGAGACGACTGACCACCACCGGCAGCCCCGTCGACGGGTTCGCGGATCGCGTCAGCGCCCAGCCGCACGTGTGTGCCGGGCTACTCCGCCGACGTCGCAATACTGGTGGACGCCGGCCGGGTCGTGGCGTCCTACGCCCGTTCCCGGGCGTCGACGATCCGCGAACGGATCTTTGGCGACCAGTGGCTGGCCGACCGGTAGTGCGGGTTGGCGTCGAGCGGTCGAACTGCTCTTGTTGCCAGGCGCCGACACGATCGGCGCCACGGCCGTAGCCGGACTGAGAAGCCTGGCGTGTTCGGCCGCCCTGTCGTGTGCATTCGGCACAGTTCGCATGGTGGTGACCGTCGGCGGACGACACGGGCCTAAGTATTCGGGCGGGCCGACCTCATGGGGCCGGCTGACCGCCCACGTCAACGGGAGATCCTTTGTGGATCGGGGCGTCAGGTGACCACGAGACGTCCGTCGCGGACGCGGGTCCCGGCCTGTTTGAGCCGGTGCAGCACTGGTACGACTTCTACCTGGCGTACTCCGGAAAGTGTCCCGACCTTGGTGGTGACGAAGGTGTAGAGCGCATCCAAGTCCCGGCAGGTCACCGTGACCAGCAGGTTCGCCATTCCGGTCACAGCGGCGGTGAATGTCGTCTCCGGTTGTAGCGACAGCTCTTTGCCGGTCTCGTCGAGATCCGAAGGAGTAACGGTGAGCCAGAGGTAAGCGACGGCGTCGAAGCCGAACTGCTGGGGTGCGAGGTCGGTGGACACATGCGCGGTCCCGGTCGACAGCAGTTCCTCGAGCCGAGCCGAGACGCGGGACTGCGGCCAACCGGTCGCGCGGGCAAGCGCGACCGCGCCTGCGCGACCGTCCTTCGCCAGCTCGGCGAACAACGCGGCGTCCTCGTCGCGGATCACAGACCCAGGATGCGGGGTCTTCAGCGGCGCCCTCGGGCGTGTTTCGCACAGCTTCGAAAGTTGCTCATCACCGAGAGGTGAATCGAACGCCATCCACTTCCGGTCGGTCCCGACGTGCATGTGCAGTGCGGCGAACGCGGTGAAGCTCAGAACCTGGCTGGTGCGGGGCAGCCGGTGGAGCACCGAGCCACGGGCACGGCTGGGGTCGCTGAAGGCCACGCAGATGATCTCAGAGCCGCCAGAGGTGATGCTCACCCAGGAGACGTCTTCGCGGGCGGCCATTACCTCGGCCAACGCTTCGGCGGCGTCAGGCCGGCATTGAATTCGCACGAACCACCGCTTCAGGCCGAGTGCGCGCTCGTTCGCGAGTACCTGCACCCGCAGGACGCCGTTGGCGCGTAGAGCACGGTACCGCCGCGCAACCGTCTGCTCCGAGACTCCCAAGACGTCGGCGATCCGACGGAAGGGAGCTCGTCCATCTCTCAGCAGACATTGCACGATCTGATGATCAACGGCTTCCATGCTGGAAGATTACCGCCTTGATCGCCGTAATGGCGAAGGATCGAAGCCGAACGTGTGTCCAACGTGGGTCTCTGCCCGCCGGTGTCGCGATGCTGAGGTTGTCAGACACGCAGTGAACGGAAGCGCCCTTCATGACCGACACCATCCCGGCCGGCAGCGTCAGGCTCGCCGGAGACCTCAAGCTCACCCGGATGGGTTATGGCGCCATCCAGCTCGCCGGCCCGATGGCGTGGGGGCCGCCGAGAGACCGCAATGCGGCGATGGCGGTCCTGCGCACGGTCGTCGAGTGCGGCATCACCCACATCGACACCAGCGACTACTACGGGCCGCACGCGGTCAACTGCCTCATCCACGAGACGTTGTACCCGTATCCCGAAGACCTGCATATCGTCACCAAGGTCGGCGCTCGCCGGGGACCGGGCAATTCGTGGCCGGAGGCCGTCTCCCGCGCCGACCTGGTGCAGGCCGTGCACGACAACCTCGAGCACCTCGAGCTGCCGGTGCTGGACCTGGTCAATCTGCGGATGACCGGCACACGCGATGCGGACGACATCGCCGAGCCGTTCTCCGTGCTGGCCGAACTGCAGCAGGAGGGGCTGATCAAGCATCTGGGTGTCAGCAACGTGAGCGCGGATCAGGTCGAGGTGGCGCAGAAGATCGCTCCGGTTGTGTCGGTGCAGAACTCCTACAACCTGGTCATGCGCCGCGACGACGACCTCGTCGACCTCTGCGCTGAGCGGGGTATTGCCTTCGTGCCGTTCTTCCCCCTCGGCGGCTTCCGTCCGCTGCAGTCCAGGGCATTGGAGAAGGTTGCCGCTGATCTGGGGTACACGCCGTTGCAGGTCGCCCTAGCCTGGCTGCTGCAGCGCTCGGCGACGATACTGCTGATCCCCGGTACGTCATCGGTCGACCATCTGCGTGAGAACTTCGCTGCGGCAAGCATCGAGCTCCCTCCTTCTGCGGTCACCGAGCTGGACTCCCTGGGCGACAGAGCCTTCAAAGCCGCAGGAGAGGGTTTGAACTGACGTCAGGTCAGTCCACCTCCCGCCGTCGGGCTATCGGGAGTCGATGACCCGCGCGGTAGTAGTGGCAAACTGCTCGCGGGCCCTCCGCAACGGGGCAGCGAGGATAACGAGAGCCACGATTTCGGTAAGCGCCATTCCTCGCTCCACCAGGCCGAGCGGAATAATCTCCCACCAGCGTTCACCGTTTACGGCAGCGACCACGATCGCACCGATGATTACT
This genomic window contains:
- a CDS encoding DNA methyltransferase, with protein sequence MTPLEPARQSRPHATKGPVTMHAPRPSTPADAPTIPIPRALIDDLDADIAASGIGRSWPAAETNTATPDELPLSVWATAQTSPAAQRKDRYVPESTAHPAKMLPAVAAYAIRHYTQLGELVFDPMAGSGTTLVEAIDAGRRAVGVEYEPHWVSVARANLRLVRRRGHEHDAEILRGDARRLPHLLPERYHGQAALIVTSPPYGTSTHGQVVTATTDSPDGKVHKFHHRYGSVLDRGNLANVGHHRLLAGFTRVLIGCAAVLRPGGHIAITVRPWREHAELIDLPSQIIACGRAAGLVPVERCVALLARVADSDLVVRGSFFQRDFIRKQREQGLPLHLIAHEDVIVLRKPFTPATAKRAAIPAEADLPLSPIRQTA
- a CDS encoding multidrug effflux MFS transporter encodes the protein MSTKQWSGPGERPIHARDAPSAHGEQGLLSRSARIRMVLLLGSVVAIGPLTTDMYLPALPAIGTELHASASAIQLTLTATLAGLALGQLLVGPLSDRAGRRRPLLAGVAVHIVASALCLVAPGLLVLDVLRVLQGLGAATSTVIAMAIVRDLFSDSAAATVLSRLMLVTGVSPILGPTLGGVVLNWTDWRGIFAVIAVVTLLIAIITGIALPETLVVERRRRGGVTGTLRDYRTLFRDRVFLGLILVTGLVMSTIFAFVSGSPFVFQTYFGLDEQAFGYIFGAGALWVVVGTQLNARLLRRRSPQRILVPALVAAAGSAVLLLTLEATGAGGIVGSLIPLWMVLFSVGFALPNAPALAMSRHGEAAGTAAALLGAVQFGVGALAAPVVGLIGTGPAAMATVIAAGLVIALLVLALVVRPRETVRPLTRSTSETA
- a CDS encoding SDR family NAD(P)-dependent oxidoreductase — encoded protein: MSSAHTRSTVALITGGSRGVGRDTALRLAQDGTDVVITYRSHPGEAHAVVAELRALGRKAEALHLDVADLTSFPAFTAALRAALRTTWDRADLDHLVNNAGHGSLVPFAEVTEADFDHLMNVHLKGVFFLTQQLLPLLRDGGRIVNVSSALTRFSNPGMSAYAIMKAGVEMLTRYLALELGPRGITANAVAPGATATDFAGGYAGSPQGREAIAGITALGRTGEPGDIGGVISALLDDRTGWITGQRVEASGGALL
- a CDS encoding Lrp/AsnC family transcriptional regulator — protein: MVTTRSELDQDDYRIIRALQLAPREGFARLGEVLGVSEATVARRYRRLRQAGVLHVAGVVDPAALGQSEWVVRVRCRPDSTPAIAEALAVRDDVGWVSLNAAGSEVTCALRSRSEADREHLLVELLPRVATVLDITASVVMHVFSTGCTRDWTALEVALTPQETLALGGAVSRRPPQPPTTLQPQDEAILSALAADGRATHVELATAADISPARAARRVQALLESGVLHLDVALSRAALGFTTRADLWLQVAPSAVRAVGKELSAMPEVAFAAGISGTHNMHAAVSCRTLEDLFGFVTDRIGALDGVRVVEVSPVLRQLKQFNTPMTGNRLTAPRPKKPSTRRPG
- a CDS encoding Lrp/AsnC family transcriptional regulator, which gives rise to MEAVDHQIVQCLLRDGRAPFRRIADVLGVSEQTVARRYRALRANGVLRVQVLANERALGLKRWFVRIQCRPDAAEALAEVMAAREDVSWVSITSGGSEIICVAFSDPSRARGSVLHRLPRTSQVLSFTAFAALHMHVGTDRKWMAFDSPLGDEQLSKLCETRPRAPLKTPHPGSVIRDEDAALFAELAKDGRAGAVALARATGWPQSRVSARLEELLSTGTAHVSTDLAPQQFGFDAVAYLWLTVTPSDLDETGKELSLQPETTFTAAVTGMANLLVTVTCRDLDALYTFVTTKVGTLSGVRQVEVVPVLHRLKQAGTRVRDGRLVVT
- a CDS encoding oxidoreductase — translated: MTDTIPAGSVRLAGDLKLTRMGYGAIQLAGPMAWGPPRDRNAAMAVLRTVVECGITHIDTSDYYGPHAVNCLIHETLYPYPEDLHIVTKVGARRGPGNSWPEAVSRADLVQAVHDNLEHLELPVLDLVNLRMTGTRDADDIAEPFSVLAELQQEGLIKHLGVSNVSADQVEVAQKIAPVVSVQNSYNLVMRRDDDLVDLCAERGIAFVPFFPLGGFRPLQSRALEKVAADLGYTPLQVALAWLLQRSATILLIPGTSSVDHLRENFAAASIELPPSAVTELDSLGDRAFKAAGEGLN